The nucleotide sequence TATTCCGTACCCTTCGTTTTCTAAAACTATCTGGGTGAACCTACCCTCCTTCGTGTTTATAAGAAGGGGTGATCTTAAATTCACGTAAAGAACATCTCCGTCTATTCTTACTATGCACATGACCGCAAGATCGTCTATTTTACCTTTTAGATTTAGCTCCCTTTCTAAGAGTTTCTCGTCCACTTCAAAAGAGTAATCCTCTAAAATGTAGTATGGATTCACAAGTATAAAGGAGAAGGGCCCTTCCTCAGAAGAGAGAAGCCGGAATGGAGAATCAAAGCCCAAAAATGCAGTCATGACGAAATTTCTGAACTCTTCGAATCCTAGGATCTTTCCTTTAAGTCTTATCCCGTTCATCTTTCCCAGAGAGTAATCTCTTTATATTTTGTACATCGGTTATCGCAGAAAGCTTGTTGGAATTCTTTATCTCACTCAAAAGCTCCTCCCTCAGAATGAGATACCCTTTCGGAGCCTCAATTCCAAGCCTTACTTTTCCCTTCTCCCCCTCTATCACTAAAATCCGTATATCCCCTTCTTGCCCCTTTATTATTACTGCCTCGTTCTTCTTTCTTGATATGACAAGCAACTAGACCTCTCACCTCAAGTAATTGAGGATACTTAACTCCTGAATCTTTGCCATTGCGTAAAGCATAGTTTGATAGGCTAAAGTCATGGCGTTAAAATCACTTATGACCTTGGTTAAGTCCGCATCCTGGATCTCAGACTGAAGTACCTGGATGTCAGTCTTTCTCGTCTTTATGAGATCTATGATCCTTTCAAGCTTTCCAACGGATGTTCCCACATACGCAAGATTAGCTTCGGTCTTTCTTAGAGCTCTGTCGAGTCCATCCAGTGACTCCCTTATTCCTTCCCCATCATTACTCTCGAGAGCATCCTTTAGATTTTTGAGCGTTGAAAAGAGATCATCGTCTAGAACCTGTAAACCGGACATTCCTAGATCAGCCTCAATCTCTTTTTCTACTGCCACTTTCATCACATCTTCGGTTCCATTATAGCTCACAGTGTAATCGTCATTTAGCTCGAATGGCTTTCTGTCAATCGCCCTTCCCGAAAAGATATACATTCCGGAAAGGTTCGTATTTCCTATTGCGACAAGCTGCTCGATTATGCCTTTTATCTCTTCACTGGAGGAGAGTCTAGTGGAAGCATCCATAGTGTCTGAGGCTTGACTTATGGCTATCTCCTTTGCCTTTGTGAGT is from Thermodesulfobacteriota bacterium and encodes:
- a CDS encoding flagellar assembly protein FliW; translation: MNGIRLKGKILGFEEFRNFVMTAFLGFDSPFRLLSSEEGPFSFILVNPYYILEDYSFEVDEKLLERELNLKGKIDDLAVMCIVRIDGDVLYVNLRSPLLINTKEGRFTQIVLENEGYGISVPFAVKRKEEVSNS
- a CDS encoding carbon storage regulator; amino-acid sequence: MLVISRKKNEAVIIKGQEGDIRILVIEGEKGKVRLGIEAPKGYLILREELLSEIKNSNKLSAITDVQNIKRLLSGKDERDKT
- the flgL gene encoding flagellar hook-associated protein FlgL encodes the protein MRISDRLRYEMFKSDLLRMKSHLDKFQAIVSSGKALLEPSDNPVDFSQSMRFDAELKRKEQYERNVSRLLLFGSYYDSALNKIHELLTKAKEIAISQASDTMDASTRLSSSEEIKGIIEQLVAIGNTNLSGMYIFSGRAIDRKPFELNDDYTVSYNGTEDVMKVAVEKEIEADLGMSGLQVLDDDLFSTLKNLKDALESNDGEGIRESLDGLDRALRKTEANLAYVGTSVGKLERIIDLIKTRKTDIQVLQSEIQDADLTKVISDFNAMTLAYQTMLYAMAKIQELSILNYLR